A single genomic interval of Sander lucioperca isolate FBNREF2018 chromosome 9, SLUC_FBN_1.2, whole genome shotgun sequence harbors:
- the LOC118495823 gene encoding zinc finger protein 335-like isoform X2, translating to MSWVKQRYRDITPVTLQVAGGAVSAVLYCGEPEGLAGGLVESFLVELYRCKLCQFTCSLKASVSSHLRTHLTYLGADGGGGAQDGEGAGPYPLELNQEEEEEKRSDEDEDFLLYNMLDDMSPPTCDISSEGGLQVAHTL from the coding sequence ATGTCGTGGGTGAAGCAGCGGTACCGTGACATCACCCCGGTGACGCTGCAGGTGGCGGGCGGGGCCGTGAGCGCCGTTCTGTACTGCGGCGAGCCCGAGGGCCTGGCGGGGGGGCTGGTGGAGTCCTTCCTGGTGGAGCTGTACCGCTGTAAACTCTGCCAGTTCACCTGCAGCCTGAAGGCCTCGGTCAGCAGCCACCTGCGCACGCACCTCACCTACCTGGGTGCGGACGGAGGGGGAGGGGCCCAGGACGGCGAGGGGGCGGGGCCGTATCCACTGGAGCTGAaccaagaggaagaggaggagaaacgCAGCGACGAGGACGAAGACTTCCTGCTTTACAACATGCTGGACGACATGAGCCCGCCCACCTGTGACATCAGCAGTGAGGGGGGGCTGCAGGTCGCACACACCT
- the LOC118495823 gene encoding zinc finger protein 335-like isoform X1, whose protein sequence is MSWVKQRYRDITPVTLQVAGGAVSAVLYCGEPEGLAGGLVESFLVELYRCKLCQFTCSLKASVSSHLRTHLTYLGADGGGGAQDGEGAGPYPLELNQEEEEEKRSDEDEDFLLYNMLDDMSPPTCDISSEGGLQVAHTCEYK, encoded by the coding sequence ATGTCGTGGGTGAAGCAGCGGTACCGTGACATCACCCCGGTGACGCTGCAGGTGGCGGGCGGGGCCGTGAGCGCCGTTCTGTACTGCGGCGAGCCCGAGGGCCTGGCGGGGGGGCTGGTGGAGTCCTTCCTGGTGGAGCTGTACCGCTGTAAACTCTGCCAGTTCACCTGCAGCCTGAAGGCCTCGGTCAGCAGCCACCTGCGCACGCACCTCACCTACCTGGGTGCGGACGGAGGGGGAGGGGCCCAGGACGGCGAGGGGGCGGGGCCGTATCCACTGGAGCTGAaccaagaggaagaggaggagaaacgCAGCGACGAGGACGAAGACTTCCTGCTTTACAACATGCTGGACGACATGAGCCCGCCCACCTGTGACATCAGCAGTGAGGGGGGGCTGCAGGTCGCACACACCTGtgag